Proteins from one Flavobacterium sp. N2038 genomic window:
- a CDS encoding UvrD-helicase domain-containing protein — MQSPSFSIYDASAGSGKTYALVKEYLKIILSSPKNDAYRNILAITFTNKAVHEMKSRIVGNLSEFAKDVPSEKAMSLIEDLSRDTGLSVIQIKVKSQSIIKHLIHNYAAFDISTIDKFTHKVIRAFAHDLNLPMTFEVTLDTENLLVEAVDAIIAQAGQDETLTNLLIDFTMEKTDDDKSWDVSREILETGRLVLNENNRTEISHFHDKSIQEFLEIKLKMQTLCKELESENGNFANDALVLLEDKGIDLKSFSRGTFPNHLESIRDGRFNPKNKMFHEFDDIAINKTAKDKALIESVIPDLLQILDKIYKKFEKRDFYKAFLKNITPLSLLNTISNELEKIQTEQNVLSISEFNAIIHREIQNQPAPFIYERVGERYRHFFIDEFQDTSEMQWQNLIPLIDNSLSGLDDFGNKGTLMIVGDPKQSIYRWRGGKAEQFIELSKEENPFNNPEKEIRYLNTNYRSYSEVINFNNAFFKLIATEFSNKDYKELYENHSFQNTNSKKGGYVNISFLPFIEKNDFVDDEEVIEKSDLYVLATLNTIQNVVREGFEYRDIAILTRKRDQGIAIANYLTEQGIPILSSETLMIQNATEVHLIICLLKYLNNSTDLESKANFLHFLVKEMEIEMPIHDFIAKGMSFKSEIDFEKWLLTFNVSLSFENVRKKSLYEMVEIIISKFVRSFEGNAYVQFFLDIVLERDIRNQAGIADFLSYWDKNAEKFSIPSPEGNNAVRLMTIHKSKGLEFPIVIMPFAEEDYNRKPKDKLWLDTEDVGLDIPKALIDNSSAVEGFGESASNVFNLKKQEELLDNINVLYVALTRAEEQLYVISQSQKERKDGELPNNMASFFIKFLMHQNLYDLEKLEYEFGNKNKLSESNETVNLVKTIPVVSEVLNPKNIKIAQREALMWGTHQQEAISFGNIIHEILAFVKDKSDVDLAVVKAIEGGLITVDQVDQVSRTLNEIVNHPELSICFEGENKILNEQTIVQKEGKILKPDRIVLTKSKEAYLLDYKTGAVNPKYKQQILEYETAIEELGYKVLKKALVYIGTEIDVVNL, encoded by the coding sequence ATGCAAAGTCCGTCTTTTTCCATTTATGATGCTTCTGCGGGATCAGGAAAGACTTATGCATTGGTTAAGGAGTATCTTAAAATTATTCTTTCTTCCCCAAAAAATGATGCTTACCGAAATATTCTTGCAATAACTTTCACCAATAAGGCAGTTCATGAAATGAAAAGCCGTATTGTTGGAAATTTGTCTGAATTTGCCAAAGATGTGCCTTCAGAAAAAGCAATGAGCTTAATTGAAGATTTATCTCGCGATACAGGACTTTCTGTTATTCAGATAAAGGTAAAATCACAAAGCATAATTAAACATCTTATTCATAATTATGCCGCCTTTGATATCTCGACCATTGATAAGTTTACACATAAAGTTATTCGTGCTTTTGCTCATGATCTAAATTTGCCAATGACTTTTGAGGTTACACTCGATACGGAAAATTTATTGGTTGAGGCTGTCGATGCGATTATTGCACAGGCAGGTCAGGATGAAACGCTGACTAATTTGCTGATAGATTTTACGATGGAGAAAACCGATGATGATAAAAGTTGGGATGTCTCTCGTGAAATTCTGGAAACAGGCAGATTGGTTTTGAATGAAAACAATCGAACAGAAATTTCGCATTTTCATGATAAATCAATCCAGGAGTTTTTGGAGATCAAATTGAAAATGCAGACTCTATGTAAAGAACTTGAGTCTGAGAATGGTAATTTTGCTAATGATGCGCTTGTATTATTAGAGGATAAAGGTATCGACTTAAAGTCGTTTTCAAGGGGGACTTTTCCAAACCATTTAGAGAGTATTAGGGATGGAAGGTTCAATCCGAAAAATAAGATGTTTCATGAATTTGATGATATTGCGATTAATAAAACAGCCAAAGACAAAGCGCTAATTGAAAGTGTGATTCCTGATTTGCTTCAAATCTTAGATAAGATTTATAAAAAATTTGAGAAAAGGGATTTCTACAAAGCTTTTCTTAAGAATATAACGCCTCTTTCTTTGCTAAATACAATTAGTAATGAATTGGAAAAAATTCAGACCGAACAAAATGTTTTGTCTATATCTGAATTTAATGCCATAATTCATCGTGAAATTCAAAATCAACCTGCGCCATTCATTTATGAGAGAGTAGGGGAACGTTATCGTCATTTTTTTATTGATGAATTTCAGGATACTTCAGAGATGCAATGGCAAAATCTTATTCCGCTTATAGATAATTCGCTTTCAGGTTTAGATGATTTTGGAAATAAAGGAACTCTTATGATTGTTGGTGATCCGAAACAATCGATTTATCGCTGGCGCGGTGGAAAAGCGGAACAGTTTATTGAACTAAGTAAAGAGGAGAATCCGTTTAATAATCCTGAAAAAGAAATACGTTATTTAAATACCAATTATAGAAGTTATAGTGAAGTTATTAATTTTAATAATGCTTTTTTTAAGTTAATAGCTACGGAGTTTTCCAATAAGGATTATAAAGAGTTGTATGAAAATCACAGTTTTCAGAATACAAATTCTAAAAAAGGAGGATATGTAAATATTTCGTTTCTTCCTTTTATAGAGAAGAATGATTTTGTTGATGATGAAGAGGTAATAGAAAAATCAGACTTATATGTTTTAGCAACTTTAAATACGATTCAAAATGTTGTTCGGGAGGGTTTTGAGTATAGAGATATTGCGATTTTGACTCGTAAAAGAGATCAGGGAATAGCAATTGCTAATTACTTAACAGAACAAGGTATTCCGATTCTGTCTTCAGAAACTTTAATGATACAAAATGCTACTGAAGTTCATTTAATAATTTGTTTGCTTAAGTACTTGAACAATAGTACTGATTTAGAATCTAAAGCTAATTTTCTTCATTTTTTGGTAAAAGAAATGGAAATTGAAATGCCAATTCATGATTTTATAGCAAAAGGTATGAGCTTCAAGTCTGAAATTGATTTTGAAAAATGGCTTTTGACTTTTAATGTTTCGCTTTCTTTTGAAAATGTTCGTAAAAAATCATTGTATGAAATGGTTGAAATTATCATTTCAAAATTTGTTCGTTCTTTTGAGGGCAATGCTTATGTACAGTTTTTTCTGGATATTGTTTTGGAGCGAGATATTCGTAATCAGGCTGGGATTGCAGATTTTCTGAGTTATTGGGATAAAAATGCTGAAAAATTTAGTATTCCCTCGCCAGAAGGTAATAATGCAGTTCGACTTATGACGATTCATAAGTCAAAAGGTTTGGAGTTTCCAATTGTTATTATGCCATTTGCTGAAGAAGATTATAATAGAAAACCAAAAGATAAATTGTGGCTTGATACGGAAGATGTTGGTTTGGATATCCCCAAAGCCTTAATAGATAATAGCAGTGCGGTAGAGGGGTTTGGTGAAAGTGCTTCAAATGTTTTTAATTTGAAAAAACAAGAAGAGCTGCTTGATAATATAAATGTTTTATATGTTGCATTAACTAGGGCAGAGGAGCAGTTGTATGTTATTTCTCAGTCACAGAAAGAAAGAAAAGACGGTGAGCTTCCAAATAATATGGCATCTTTTTTTATTAAATTTCTAATGCATCAGAACCTGTATGATTTGGAGAAGCTGGAGTATGAATTTGGAAACAAAAACAAACTTTCAGAATCAAATGAAACAGTTAATTTGGTTAAAACTATTCCTGTAGTTTCTGAAGTTCTGAATCCAAAAAATATCAAAATTGCTCAGCGTGAAGCGTTAATGTGGGGAACACATCAGCAGGAAGCGATCTCTTTTGGAAATATAATTCATGAGATTTTAGCATTTGTAAAAGATAAGTCTGATGTTGATCTGGCAGTGGTTAAAGCAATAGAAGGAGGATTGATAACAGTTGATCAGGTTGATCAGGTTTCCAGAACGCTTAATGAAATTGTGAATCATCCCGAATTGAGTATTTGTTTTGAAGGTGAAAATAAGATTTTAAATGAGCAGACAATTGTTCAGAAAGAAGGTAAGATTCTAAAGCCAGACAGGATTGTATTGACTAAAAGCAAAGAAGCTTATTTATTGGATTATAAAACCGGAGCTGTAAATCCAAAATATAAACAGCAAATTTTGGAGTATGAAACAGCGATTGAAGAATTGGGTTATAAAGTGTTAAAAAAAGCTTTGGTGTATATAGGAACCGAAATCGATGTAGTAAATTTGTGA
- the kbl gene encoding glycine C-acetyltransferase — protein MYGKIKEHLQNELQTIEENGIFKKERVITSPQGAEITISTGETVLNFCANNYLGLSSHPEVVQAAKDAMDTHGFGMSSVRFICGTQDIHKTLEKKIADFYGTEDTILYAAAFDANGGVFEPLLGENDAIISDSLNHASIIDGVRLCKAARYRYENNNMADLEQQLIKANEAGTRFKLIVTDGVFSMDGLVAPLDKICDLADKYDAMVMVDECHAAGFIGATGKGTLEAKGVMGRVDIITGTLGKALGGAMGGYTTAKKEIIELLRQRSRPYLFSNSLAPAIVGASIKVFELLEKDTSLRDKLEWNTNYFKEGMKKAGFDIIDGDSAIVPVMLYDAKLSQTMANELLKEGIYVIGFFFPVVPKEKARIRVQLSAAHTKDHLDKAINAFTVVGKMLKVI, from the coding sequence ATGTACGGTAAAATAAAAGAGCATTTGCAAAATGAATTGCAAACAATTGAAGAAAACGGAATTTTTAAGAAGGAACGTGTGATTACTTCTCCGCAGGGCGCAGAAATTACAATTTCAACAGGTGAAACTGTTTTAAATTTTTGTGCCAATAATTATTTAGGACTTTCCTCTCATCCAGAAGTGGTTCAGGCTGCTAAAGATGCAATGGATACACATGGTTTCGGAATGTCGTCTGTTCGCTTTATATGTGGAACGCAGGATATTCACAAAACGCTGGAAAAAAAGATTGCAGATTTTTATGGTACAGAAGATACTATATTATATGCAGCAGCATTTGATGCTAACGGTGGTGTTTTTGAACCATTGCTTGGTGAAAATGATGCAATTATTTCGGACAGTTTAAACCATGCTTCTATTATTGATGGAGTTCGTTTGTGTAAAGCAGCTCGTTATCGCTATGAGAATAACAACATGGCCGATTTAGAGCAACAGTTAATAAAAGCAAATGAAGCAGGAACTCGTTTTAAGTTGATTGTTACTGATGGAGTTTTCTCTATGGATGGTCTTGTAGCGCCTTTGGATAAAATTTGCGATCTGGCAGATAAGTATGATGCAATGGTAATGGTGGATGAATGTCATGCAGCTGGATTTATTGGTGCAACAGGAAAAGGTACTCTGGAGGCAAAAGGTGTAATGGGGCGTGTTGATATTATAACAGGAACATTAGGTAAAGCGCTTGGAGGAGCAATGGGCGGTTATACAACTGCTAAAAAAGAGATAATAGAATTGTTGCGTCAGCGTTCAAGACCTTATTTGTTTTCAAACTCATTAGCGCCGGCTATTGTTGGGGCTTCTATTAAGGTATTTGAACTTTTAGAAAAAGATACTTCTTTAAGAGATAAATTAGAATGGAATACTAATTACTTTAAAGAAGGGATGAAAAAAGCAGGATTTGATATTATAGATGGTGATTCTGCTATTGTACCTGTTATGTTATATGATGCTAAGCTCTCTCAAACAATGGCAAACGAACTTTTAAAGGAAGGAATCTATGTTATTGGCTTCTTTTTTCCTGTAGTTCCAAAAGAAAAGGCAAGAATAAGGGTTCAATTGTCAGCAGCGCACACAAAAGACCATTTGGATAAGGCGATAAATGCCTTTACAGTTGTAGGTAAAATGTTAAAAGTTATATAA